The following coding sequences are from one Triticum aestivum cultivar Chinese Spring chromosome 5A, IWGSC CS RefSeq v2.1, whole genome shotgun sequence window:
- the LOC123103319 gene encoding cinnamoyl-CoA reductase 1: MPIEAADNVPAELPGHGRTVCVTGAGGFIASWLVKRLLQKGYNVRGTVRNPVDPKNDHLRAFDGAADRLVLLRADLMEPETLVEAFTGCEGIFHAASPVTDDPEKMIEPAIRGTKYVITAAADMGIKRVVFTSTIGTVYMNPNRDPSKPVDDTCWSDLEYCKKTANWYCYAKTVAEQDALETARQRGIELIVVNPVLVLGPLLQPTVNASTEHVMKYLTGSAKTYVNAAQAYVHVKDVAEAHVRVYEAPGAHGRYICAEGTTLHRGELCRVLCKLFPEYPVPTKCKDEVNPPVKGYKFTNQRLKDLGMEFVPVLQSIYETVKSLQEKGMLPVLPPGDDVRDNLHEQLMMKPAQLLRN; this comes from the exons ATGCCGATCGAGGCGGCAGACAACGTGCCGGCCGAGCTTCCCGGCCACGGCCGGACGGTGTGCGTCACCGGCGCCGGCGGCTTCATCGCCTCGTGGCTCGTCAAGCGCCTCCTACAGAAGGGCTACAACGTGCGGGGCACCGTTCGCAACCCTG TTGATCCGAAGAATGACCACCTGAGAGCCTTCGACGGCGCCGCCgaccgcctcgtcctcctccgcgCCGACCTTATGGAGCCCGAAACCCTCGTCGAGGCGTTCACGGGCTGTGAGGGCATCTTCCACGCCGCTTCCCCGGTCACCGACGACCCT GAGAAGATGATCGAGCCGGCGATCCGGGGGACCAAGTATGTGATCACTGCAGCCGCGGACATGGGCATCAAGCGTGTAGTGTTCACGTCCACCATCGGCACGGTGTACATGAACCCCAACAGGGACCCCAGCAAGCCCGTCGACGACACCTGCTGGAGCGACCTTGAATACTGCAAAAAGACAGCG AACTGGTACTGCTACGCGAAGACGGTGGCCGAGcaggacgcgctggagacggcccGGCAGCGCGGCATCGAGCTGATCGTGGTGAACCCGGTGCTGGTGCTGGGCCCGCTGCTGCAGCCGACGGTGAACGCGAGCACGGAGCACGTGATGAAGTACCTGACGGGGTCGGCCAAGACGTACGTGAACGCGGCGCAGGCGTACGTGCACGTCAAGGATGTCGCCGAGGCGCACGTCCGCGTCTACGAGGCGCCCGGCGCGCACGGCCGCTACATCTGCGCCGAGGGCACCACGCTCCACCGCGGCGAGCTCTGCCGCGTCCTCTGCAAGCTCTTCCCCGAGTACCCCGTACCCACCAA GTGCAAGGACGAGGTGAACCCACCGGTGAAAGGGTACAAATTCACGAACCAGAGGCTCAAGGACCTGGGGATGGAGTTCGTGCCGGTGCTGCAGAGCATATACGAGACGGTGAAGAGCCTCCAGGAGAAAGGGATGCTGCCGGTGCTACCGCCAGGCGACGACGTCCGAGACAACCTGCATGAGCAGCTCATGATGAAGCCCGCCCAGTTGCTACGTAATTAA